TAATACAAAATATTCAATGAATACCTAGGATTCCatatcaatattaaaatataattatagaaaaaaatggagaaaaggaataTATTTCTTACATAAGGATGATGAATAATATAGGGAGTTATTCCCCTTTTAAAGTGGGGAAGCTTATATGAGATGCACTTAGTGATTTccctaaaaagaataaagtatggaaaagaaaaacacagtaacttcacagtggagaaacctggcaaataCTTTAAACAAGGTGATTGACCACCTTAATGATAAATCATGTCAATTACCAAATGACATGACATGATGAGAGGTGGAAGCTTTCTCcaaaataactcatttttttctaatcatgAGGAACACATAATACAAACAACTTTAGGGGTAGTTCTAAGCAGTGTCTCATCAGTATTCCTCAAActtgtcaaggtcatgaaaaataaGGGAAGACTGAGAGAGGGTCATAGAGCACAAGAGATAGGGAACATATGATGACTATATGTACCTAATGTTCTGGACTGGGTCCTGGAAGAGAAGAATGACATAGGGTCAAAATTGGTGAGATGCAAATGAAGTCTGGAATTCAGCTAACAGTGTTGTACCAATGTAGATTTCCTAGTTTTCACAAATGCAGCATGGTAATATACAATGGTAACTACAGAGAAAACGGGATGAAAACATATTTGAGACCTTTCTGTACGACCTTGTAGCTTTTCTACaattctaaaactatttttaaattatttacttaaaattatataaaagtttATAAGTTATGTTAACTGATCACCTCTTTGAGTTTAtacccttttttattttctatggaAGGCATTTTAACTCTTTTCTTGATTTCAAAAATAATCAAACTATTAAACACAATAGATTCATACATTTTTGCCTTCTATGTTGttccaaatttaatgaaaagatcctctataaatgtgttttctaaggTCAGAAATGCAGGAGTCCATCTTGCAACCTCTTTCTCTGTCAATAAATGGAGTAACATAGGAAAAATCTTCCTTCTGCAGAGTATGTGTCCATTTTTCATGTACACCAAATCTCTAATCAATCGTTTCCTCTCACATGCTGTTTCCCTAAAATTCAGCTGAAACATCTTCCTCTGTTCTTTGTAGTGACTCCACAGCTCATTCTTCCAGTGTTTACTGGAAATTTTTCAGTAAGTTAATCTATGTCAATAAGCACAATATTTCAAAGGTCCACCATTCATGACAGCAAGAGACATAAACCTAGgtttctcaaaataatttccATTGAAGCAGAGCTTCCCACACATTTCAAAGCCTAGATTCCTCCTTCACCTTTGGACATCACACCTGTGCTATCTGCTTTATTCATTCTCACCTACCTGAGTGTATGACTGTTgtctccttttcttcacatcccagCTCTTCCCTTTGCTCAAAAAAGGTGACCAGGCTCAGCTTAGAGACAGCAAGAcctgtttatttaaaaaaggaacatgACTCATTCTGGCGATTCTAAAATTTCCAATCCAGTACTGTGTTCAGCAGAGAAGAGAGGACACTACATgttatagaaaattatttcacCAAATAGTATTTCCTGACAGCCACTTTAAAGTacatagggggacttccctggtggtacagtggctaagaatccacctgacaatgcaggggacatgggttcaagccctgatccgggaagatcccacatgctgtggagcaactaagcctgtgcaccacaactactaagcctgcactctagagcccacgagccacaactactgaagcccacacacctagagcccgtgctccacaacaagagaagccaccgcaatgagctcacgcaccgcaacaaagagtagcctccgctcaccgcaactagagaaagcccacgcgccgcaacaaagacccaacgcagccaagaataaataaatttataaaaataaaaaacataggaAGCAATTCTAATTTGCAGATCCTTAACTCTACTTCCAAAAATAAGGAACTCTATCAAAAATAAGTAATGGATACTCGACTTTAAGATGTGgcaaaaacagtattttatttcattctatgaATATCTAGAATTATCACTGATTTAGAGTGAAAGATGCGGATCAACTCAAGAAATGAGGACAAGATGAAACATCTTAAAGATTTTCTTTGCATCAGCAAACCCTTATTGCCTTGAAATGATTGCATTTCTCATTTGTGCTGATTATAGCATTTTAAGATACTCGAACCAATACTGTAcaactgttgttttattttcctgaagaTACAAAAAGTTATAAAGAACAGAATAACTGTGACATAACtgtggaataaaatgaaaatctacaAAACAGGTACTAACAAAAGCCAGTATCTCCACTGAACAAAGGTGAGAGCTGTCATattccaaagcaatctacaagtaaagggaaatgaagaaaggGGAATTTTcagattaaatgcaatcattTATGCATATCTCTCAATAAATCCAATACCCTTATTAATTGTAACTGGAAAATTATCAGCTTCTCAGTCGAGGAATCTGGCAGACAGACCCTGAACCAAGTGAACAAAATTAACATCAGCTGTACTTCGACAAATTGAAAAACTGACCAATGCACACAGGACTCATCATTGCTGTGATActgttttgtaaaaataataatgatagtaataataatctaatcatgagaaaagtATTAATCAAATTTAAAGCCACATATAACTGTCATATCCTGTACTCTAGTGTATTTTAAAGAGTAAGTCTTTTCTCAAGGCAATTGAGGGCTGTTTCTTTTTCAGAACTTTGACTTATTCTGGGACATATTGCAATCTGCTTTATTGGTGCATTTTCATAATCCTTGCCTACAAAGACTGATGCTGCATCCAGACAAGATTAAGTATTACATATTCTCCCTCTTCACTGATATCCCAGGACTCAAGCCCATATTCAGTGGGAATCCTGTGTATCAACAGATCCCCAGGTTGGTCTGacaaaaaagacacattttcaaTGTCTGCACAACAGTAATTCATGGTAGGAATTTTTCATGCTGTAAAGGGAGCTTGGAGGGAAAGAATGGAGAGAAGGCAATGGGATATAAGAGAGGAATGTCCTAAAGATCTACCCTTGGCTATCATTAGGTAAATAAAGTCGTAGTAACAAATTTGTTAGGCAGGACCACCAGAGGTAGAGAAGTAAATGTTTGCAAGTTCTAAATACATGGGATTTCAGCAAGAAAAGGGGACACAGCCGCTGACCTGGGTCACAATATTTACCTGAGAACCTGCCATTTTCctgaagaaacaaaattttataaagaaGAGGATAACTGTGACATGACtgtggaataaaatgaaaatttacaaaACAGTTACTAACAAAAGCCAGTATCTCCAGTTAGTAACAGTTAGTACTGTTTTGTAAATCTTCATCTTATTCCACAGTCATGTCACAGTTATTTCTAGGTGTCTTTCTCAGGCCATATGATACAGATAAACCACATGGGCGCATCTCTGAAGGCATCAGCACAGCGCCTTCACCTGCTACCCCACACTCAGAGGCAGAAGGATCTTGAAATTCAGAAAGGCCAAGGTCCCCTATCATTTGTCATGTGacagattcagaaaaaaatgagctCCCACATGGAGaccaaaatgtgatatattctcCTTCCCTGTTTTCGCATGCCCTTCCGCCCCACAGTCAGTCACTAATTCTGCTACAGCAACAGGGAATGTGGGTTGCAAGGACCACCTGTCTTTTCTTGAACCAAAGGCTGGACTCAGCTCTCACACCACAGATATATCTAAAAGCTCTCTTGCTTAACTCTGGTTTCACCCTGGAATTGCCTGGAgcatgtagtttaaaaaaaacttatttgtaATCTATATAAGTTAtgttgttcacctgaaactatgTTGTACTATGTTGAATCAAATGTAACACTGTAGgtcaattaaactttttttttttatgtgctcTCAGGCAGGATCTGTGGAGGTCACAGGTGATACTAGTTATTAAAACTCACCATGTCATCTTTATTGTAAGCCTAGAGTGATAAGCATTTATGTAAATTGTGCCCCTCAAATTTAAATATGCATACAAAGCATTCCAGGACCCATGGAAGAAACTGTGATTCAGCAGGTTTGGAGTGGGGCCCATGGATTGGCATCTTTATCACGTTTCTTCTTTGTGGCGATGGTGCTCCCGCAGACCCGTATTTAGTAGCACTACACTTACACTATATAATTACTAGGAGGATGTAAATACCGGGACTCACCTTTCTACACTTACACTATATAATTACCACGAGAATGTGAatcacctttctctctcttcttctgtttccctatgattgattaaaaaaatatatttgcatacaAGAGAAGCTAACTATTGATGGTGAAGGAATACAGAAAAGAAGGGTACCTTAGAAGTTCagagatttttcattgttttctgtttactttcacttttttttcctaataggGTAGGtaaagttttacttttattaGTAAAAGTCAATCAGTTTTTCTAACTGGATGTATTTTTTATTCTCCCATCAAATTTATATCCTTGGTTTATTTTGGCAGTAATGTTTTTCCTATGGGAAATTATCCTAATATGATTATAACCATAATAACATCCTTTTAGTCCCTCACATGCCTGCTTACATTCCCAGTCTTTCATTAAGTGTAAATTTCCAAGGCGACAGCTTTCATATTTTCTGAACAGCACTTTTAAGAATAAATCTTCTCTGCCTGGCTTTTTTGGCATTAAACCTGGGAGGTCATGaaaagatacagatgaaagaTACCAAATAAATTATCCCACCTAATAATCTCAGTGAAGATACTCTACAATattaggtataattgacaaatggtTACctaaattaagaataaaacagaaatgacCCAAGTAAAATGATAAGTGAAAGCAGAGATATATAAATAgtgctatagggcttccctggtggtgcagtgattgggagtccgcctgccggtgcaggggacacaggttcgagcccctgtctgggaggatcccacatgccacggagcggctgggcccgtgagccatggccgctgagcctgcgcgtccggagcctgtgctccgcggcgggagaggccacggcagtgagaggcccgcataccacaaaaaataaataaataagtaaaataaaataaataaatagtgctatagaaataaaagtaattataggaggctactatgaacaattatacaacaAATTTGAcacttaaaaatacatgaatatcTAGAAAGATACCACctactttgactttttttttttttttttggcggtacacgggcctctcactgttgtggcctctcccgttgcggagcgcaggctccggacgcacaggctcagcggctatggctcacaggcccagccgctctgcggcatgtgggatcttcccggaccagggcatgaacccgtgtcccctgcatgagcaggcggactctcaaccactgtgccaccagggaagccctactttgacTTTagcatgaaaaaattttaaaaatcacattaaactTGCGATTATTAGGTAGACAAAAATACTAATCTTAAACTTGAAATTATTAGGTagacaaaaatactaattttaaagAATTCCCAACAAAAATTCTATGAACCAGATGAATTAACTAGATAATTCCAACaacatttcaagaaaaattaatacaaattctCAACACATATTTCTGAAGTTTGAGGAGGAGAGAAATTATCAGGACACTTTCTATGAAGCCAGCGTTACCCAATATAAATTAAAGCAAACTACCGGAATATAATGAAGATTATACATGAAAAGACCACAATTATCAGTATATGCAACAGtggaagactgaaagcttttcctcgaTATACCAGAAAAATGTAAGAATGCACATTCTCACCACCTGgattcaacacagtactggatTTCCTAGTGAAAATGATCATGCAAGGGAAAAAAGGCATCCTAACCGGAAGGGAAGTCGTAAAATATCTTTGATTACAGATGACAAAATCTTACATAGAAAAACCTAAAGcatccacattaaaaagaaaataagcacagaaatcataaacaaatttagccaatttcaaaatacaaattgaaacaaaaactagttgagtttctatacactaacaaaaaaTAATCCAAGAAAGATATTAAgagtatattttcatttacacTAGCTTCAAACAGAATAATATATTAGGCGTTAATGAAGTGAAAAACTTGTATGATAAAATTTGTTAAAACTTCTGGAAGTAACTcgagaagatataaataaacaaacacacattcCATGTTCCCAGATGGGAATACTTATATTATTAATTGTCAATACTACCCAAGGTGATCCATAGATTTGGAAGTCTCTCAAAATCCCAAAGACACCTCtgacaaaaatagaaaagttCCTTCTAAAATGTATGTGGAATATCACAAAACACTGACTATCAAAACTAACCtggtggctaggcctgtgagccatggccgctgagcctgtgcgtccagagcctgtgctccacaacgggagaggccacagcagtgagaggcccacgtatagcaaaaaaaaaaaaaaaacaaaacaaaacaaaaaaaaactaacctGATAAAGAAAGTGGTAAGTTGGAAGCATGatacttcctgattttaaatatACTCCAAAGCTATGGTTATCAAAAAAGGGTAATGCAAACATgcagacagaaaaagaataatTGATCAGCATAGAGAGCACAGATAGAAGGTCtcatatttatgtcaaagaatctTCAACCAGCCTATAGAACATAACTGGAAATGGATTGTCTCTTAAACAAATGGCACGGGAAAAATTGGATGTTTACATGTGGAAAGAATGATGTTGGACTCTTACCTAATGCCATATACAAATGTTAACTCTAAAAGTATTGAAGGGACTTCcttcgtggcgcagtggttaagaatccacctgccaacgcaagagacatggattcgagccctggtccgggaagatcccacgtgccacggagcaactaagcccatgcaccacaactgctgagcctgcactctagagcctgcacaccacaactactgaagcccatacgcctAAAACCCGTgttccgcaaaaagagaagccacggcaatgaaaaGACCCCGCACCACAACAAATAGTAGCCCCcaatcgccgcaactagagaaagcccatgcacagcaatgaagacccaacacagccaaaataaataaataaataaataataaaatgattaaagatttaaatacaaACTTATAACTTATAAATAAAccccctagaagaaaacataggagacaTTTTTTATGACATTCGATTTGGCAATGATATTTTGGCTATGAAACTAAAAACTCAGTCAAGAAAAGCAATACAGTTGAATGGGATGACATCATATATAAAAACGTGCCCACATTAGAGGAAACAATGGGGGTGGAAAGGCAACCTGCGGAAggagagaaaatttttgcaaagcaCATATCTGCTAAGGAGGTaaggtataaaatatataaataacacctAGaacacaataacatcaaaaaacaaGTAACAATGTATGGGCTGAAGATTTAATAGACATTAATTcaaataagacatacaaataaacaacagaaatgtgagAGATGCTCAAAATAAGTAATTATTATGGAAATAAACAACAcgaccacaatgaggtatcacctcatactgatTAGGAtgaccactatatatatatatatatatatatatatatatatatatatatatatatatacattcacataGTATATagcaaatgttgacaaggatatggagaaactggaacccttatgCATTGTTCAAGGAAATATAAAAGAGTATAACCAGCATAAAAAATAatatggagttttctcaaaaaattaaagatagaattaTATGATCCAGCCCTCCCACATCTGGGTATGTATATAAAGGACTTCAAAGGAGCATCTGTTAGAGAGATTTTCACACTCAGTTACTTTGTAGCATTACTCACAAAATAAGTAATAGATGGAACCAGTCCAATATTCATGAATACATGAACGGTTAAGAAATGCAGCATAGCTCTTTTCTCTTGTCCGCCATCCTATGTGTGCTTGGATTTGCTCCTCGCCATGTCTTCTCACGAGACCTTCAGGATCAAGCGATTCCTagccaagaaacaaaagcagaatcgTCCCATTCTCCAATGGATTCGAATGAAAACTGGTAATAAAATCAAGTACAACTCTAAGAGAAGACATTGGAGAAGAACCAAGCTGGGTCTATAACGAGCCTCACATATGAAGTGGCACACATTATCAGAACATCACTAGTGTCTGGAACAGCTGCCTATGTTTGATGCTGTCTCCTCTTTTCTTGATCTTTCCTCACCACTGCTCACTGTGTAGCTCAATAATAAACATGTGAAccttttgttggaaaaaaaaaaaagaaatgtagcatATACATATTCATTATTCAGCTTTGAAAAAGTGATGGATCTTGTCACATGATACAACGTGAATATATCTAGAAGACTTTATGTTATGATATGCAATAGTCACAAAGGAACGGACAATATATGACTTCCTTTATGTGAGCACTCTGATAAAGCAAAAGTGGAATGCTGGTTGACAGAGGCTTGGAATACAGGGAAATGAGGAAGCGTTTGTTTAACAAGTATTCAGTCAGTTTTTCATGATGAAAATATACAGAGATCGATGGCACAATAACGTGACTATAATTAAcacactgaactgtacagttaaaaatggttaagatgatactGTTTTTCCCACAATTAAAAATTGAATACCCAAAACAGAAGTGTAAAACTTATCaaaaattacttctttttttgatatttccCTTGACCTATTGTTACTTAAAATCATTCTGTGTAATTTCCATATGTTTGGGGATTttccaaatatctttttatttttgatttctaattaaaTTCCATTGTAGTCAGAGAatatttgctctttattttcaatccttttcttataaatttatttattttatttatttcatttttggctgcattgggtgttcgttgctgcgtgtggcctttctctagttgcagtgagaggggactactctttgttgtggtgcacaggcttctcattgcagtgtcttctcttgttgtggagcatgggctctaggtgtgtgggcttcagtagttgtggcacgtgggctcaggagttgtggtgcaccggcttagttgctccgcagcatgtgggatcttcttggaccagggcttgaacctgtgtcccctgcactggcaggcggattcttaaccactgcgctaccagggaagtcccccccaaaattacttttaattcaaaattttctCTCACAcaataacttcatttaaaaagtagatgAGAAATTAAGACTATTTCCATAACTACTCACTAAGACAGAATAAAGCAAACAGTGATTATTAACCAAGACAAAGCTGATGAGTCATAAGCACAGTAGGGGTAATAattaaacaaacaataacaaatattATTGGCAACATATGGGAGATTCAAATTTGAATTCAACACCACATTGTCTTAAGTATACTAAGTTGAAAATTATCATTTACAGACATGAAAtataggttaaaaacaaaatgaaattaatttgggGGGAAACACACCATAAAAAAGGAAGCATATTGTTGTggattttctaaagaaaaataagagaaaatttatTAACCTGAATTCTGAAtacaacatatatatactattaaaaaagaatctttctagggcttccctggtggcgcagtggttgagagtccgcctgccgatgcaggggacacgggttcgtgccctggtctgggaagatcccacatgccacggagcggctgggcccgtgagccatggccactgagcctgcgcgtccggagcctgtgctccgcaatgggaggggccacagcagtgagaggcctgcgtaccacaaaaaaaaaaaaaaaaaaaaaaaaaaaaaaatctttctaaataacatatggctcacaggcttagtttctctgaggcacgtgggatcttcccagaccagggcttgagcccatgttccctgcattggcaggcggattcttaaccactgcaccaccagggaagccctcaaacagcTTTAAAAATGTCCAAGATTCTTTAGAGCACATTCACCTGTCCCGAAGCCACAGGATTACTTCGTTAAAGAAATACTCATTACCCAACTTCAGTTAATGACCACCCTGGCACCATTAACCACCAAGAACATGGGGAAAGTTAGAATGTTTCAAGTGGAAGAagtttttccttctctcaggGAGGCAGGGTGGCTGTGGAGAAAAGCAATCCACCTGAGTGTCAGGAGACAGGCTTCTTGCTCTGTCCAAAGTGTTTCGGCCACAGGTAAGTCactcccc
This genomic window from Kogia breviceps isolate mKogBre1 chromosome 5, mKogBre1 haplotype 1, whole genome shotgun sequence contains:
- the LOC131757786 gene encoding large ribosomal subunit protein eL39-like, which gives rise to MSSHETFRIKRFLAKKQKQNRPILQWIRMKTGNKIKYNSKRRHWRRTKLGL